In Pelosinus sp. IPA-1, a single genomic region encodes these proteins:
- the queD gene encoding 6-carboxytetrahydropterin synthase QueD encodes MFELTIAVNFEAAHCIRNYPGKCSRIHGHNWKVEVNIYGSKLDELGMLIDFGDLKAAVNDIMVNLDHYYLNEIEPFCRINPTAENLAQYIYEKLAETAVFNQDVKLRSVRVWESPNSAAAYSQEA; translated from the coding sequence ATGTTTGAATTAACAATTGCAGTTAATTTTGAAGCTGCTCATTGTATTAGAAATTATCCAGGAAAGTGCAGCCGCATACATGGTCATAATTGGAAGGTAGAAGTAAATATTTATGGTAGTAAACTAGATGAATTAGGCATGTTAATTGACTTTGGTGATTTAAAGGCAGCAGTAAATGATATTATGGTAAATTTAGATCATTATTATCTTAATGAAATTGAGCCATTTTGCAGAATAAACCCTACGGCAGAAAACCTTGCCCAATACATATATGAAAAGCTAGCTGAAACAGCAGTTTTTAATCAGGATGTAAAATTACGTTCCGTTAGAGTATGGGAATCGCCGAATTCAGCAGCGGCTTATAGCCAGGAGGCTTAG
- a CDS encoding glycosyltransferase family 2 protein, whose product MNYISDYIMIPLQLIIVFFTLYYFIIAFFGIWRKKEVKIMTPKNSFAVIVAAHNEEQVIGQLVENLHVLKYPRELYDIFVIADNCKDNTAEIARKSGAIVYERFNLEQRGKGYAMEWMFAKLFKLQRNYDSVVIFDADNLVDRNFLLEMNNRLCKGEKVIQGYLDSKNPHDTWIAGTFAISFWVVNHIWHLAKYNIGLSSVLGGTGMCISTEVLRKFGWGATCLTEDMEFTMKVLLKGIPTTWAHDAIVYDEKPLTFEQSWRQRKRWAQGHFDIAGRYIPSMLYEGIKQRDIRILDGVLHLFQPYFLILSTSFVLMSYVYTIFPFYTNIINKVLPVEVMTAIGVGQYLFPVLVLAQIGAKGKSWWYLIFYPLFVYSWIPITILGFIHRNDREWSHTQHTRSISYKDVLLTQKNEFTKEDFLGKQAVK is encoded by the coding sequence ATGAATTATATTTCTGACTATATTATGATCCCGTTACAACTTATTATAGTATTTTTTACTTTATATTATTTTATCATCGCATTTTTTGGTATTTGGCGCAAAAAAGAAGTCAAAATTATGACACCTAAAAACAGCTTTGCTGTTATTGTCGCTGCACATAATGAGGAACAGGTAATTGGGCAATTAGTGGAAAATCTCCATGTATTAAAATATCCTCGTGAACTTTATGATATTTTTGTAATTGCTGATAATTGCAAAGATAATACAGCAGAAATTGCCCGAAAATCAGGTGCAATTGTTTATGAACGATTTAACCTAGAACAACGTGGTAAAGGGTATGCCATGGAGTGGATGTTTGCTAAGCTTTTTAAATTGCAACGTAACTATGATAGTGTAGTCATATTTGATGCAGATAATTTAGTAGATCGAAATTTTCTATTAGAAATGAACAATCGCTTATGTAAGGGTGAAAAAGTAATTCAGGGATATCTTGATTCTAAAAATCCTCATGATACCTGGATAGCAGGTACCTTTGCTATTTCATTTTGGGTAGTAAATCATATCTGGCACTTAGCAAAGTATAATATTGGACTATCAAGTGTACTTGGTGGCACTGGTATGTGTATATCTACTGAAGTACTTCGTAAGTTTGGTTGGGGAGCAACCTGTCTCACCGAAGATATGGAATTTACAATGAAGGTACTGCTTAAAGGGATTCCGACCACATGGGCACATGATGCCATTGTATATGATGAAAAGCCATTAACCTTTGAGCAGTCTTGGCGGCAACGTAAACGCTGGGCGCAAGGACATTTTGATATCGCTGGTAGATATATTCCAAGTATGCTATACGAGGGAATTAAGCAACGTGATATTAGAATATTAGATGGAGTATTACATTTGTTTCAGCCCTATTTTTTAATCTTATCGACTAGTTTTGTTTTAATGAGTTATGTATATACCATCTTCCCCTTTTATACTAATATTATAAACAAAGTATTACCTGTAGAAGTTATGACAGCGATAGGTGTTGGTCAATACTTATTCCCAGTACTTGTCTTAGCGCAAATTGGCGCGAAAGGAAAATCTTGGTGGTATTTGATTTTTTATCCGCTTTTTGTCTATAGCTGGATACCTATTACTATTTTAGGTTTTATACATCGTAATGATCGTGAGTGGAGCCATACTCAGCATACACGGAGCATTAGTTATAAGGATGTATTGCTAACACAAAAAAATGAATTCACTAAAGAAGATTTTTTAGGTAAGCAAGCTGTTAAATAA